The following are encoded in a window of Streptomyces sp. SAT1 genomic DNA:
- the dapA gene encoding 4-hydroxy-tetrahydrodipicolinate synthase — MTTTHPASAPTPPLGRALCAMITPFTPSGALDLDGAARLADHLVREGCDGLVLNGTTGESPTTTDTEKSELVRAVRDAVGDRARLVAGVGTADTRHTAELALAAEKAGADAVLVVAPYYSRPPQDAVEAHFRTVADTCGLPVVLYDIPARTGTRIETDTLLRLAEHPRITAVKDCSYDLLGVQKLLARTGLAVYAGCDEHNLALYAVGGAGYISTVANAVPGRLRAVLDAFDAGDTAGAARAQQRATHLIELTMSSGLPGAVTAKALLTALGLPAGPVRAPLLPASEETTAALLAAYGELTATALRAVR; from the coding sequence ATGACGACCACGCACCCCGCATCCGCCCCCACACCCCCGCTGGGCCGCGCCCTGTGCGCGATGATCACGCCCTTCACCCCGTCGGGAGCGCTCGACCTGGACGGCGCCGCGCGCCTGGCCGACCACCTGGTGCGCGAGGGCTGCGACGGCCTCGTGCTGAACGGCACCACCGGCGAGTCGCCGACCACCACCGACACCGAGAAGTCCGAGCTGGTCCGGGCCGTCCGGGACGCGGTCGGGGACCGCGCCCGGCTCGTCGCGGGCGTGGGCACCGCCGACACCCGGCACACCGCCGAGCTGGCCCTGGCCGCGGAGAAGGCGGGCGCCGACGCGGTGCTCGTGGTGGCGCCGTACTACAGCAGGCCGCCGCAGGACGCCGTCGAGGCCCACTTCCGCACGGTCGCGGACACCTGCGGGCTGCCCGTCGTGCTGTACGACATCCCCGCCCGCACCGGCACCCGCATCGAGACGGACACCCTGCTGCGCCTGGCGGAGCACCCGCGGATCACGGCGGTCAAGGACTGCTCCTACGACCTCCTCGGCGTCCAGAAGCTGCTGGCCCGCACCGGTCTGGCGGTCTACGCGGGCTGCGACGAGCACAACCTCGCCCTGTACGCGGTCGGCGGCGCCGGATACATCAGCACGGTCGCCAACGCGGTCCCCGGGCGGCTGCGCGCCGTCCTGGACGCGTTCGACGCAGGCGACACCGCGGGGGCGGCCCGCGCCCAGCAGCGGGCCACGCACCTCATCGAGCTGACGATGTCCTCCGGGCTGCCCGGCGCGGTCACCGCGAAGGCCCTGCTCACCGCGCTCGGCCTGCCCGCGGGCCCGGTCCGCGCCCCGCTGCTGCCCGCCTCCGAAGAGACCACGGCCGCCCTGCTGGCGGCGTACGGAGAGCTGACCGCCACCGCTCTCCGAGCCGTACGCTGA
- the dapD gene encoding 2,3,4,5-tetrahydropyridine-2,6-dicarboxylate N-succinyltransferase has protein sequence MTETAPRTTGAVAAGLATIAADGTVLDTWFPAPELTAEPGPAGTERLTAERAAELLGGGATAATGPDARRGVEVVAVRTVIASLDDKPLDAHDAYLRLHLLSHRLVKPHGVSLDGIFGHLANVAWTSLGPVAVDDVEKVRLNVRAEGLHLQVTSIDKFPRMTDYVAPKGVRIADADRVRLGAHLAEGTTVMHEGFVNFNAGTLGTSMVEGRISAGVVVGDGSDIGGGASTMGTLSGGGNVIISIGERCLIGAEAGVGIALGDECVVEAGLYVTAGTRISMPDGQIVKARELSGASNILFRRNSVTGAVEARPNNAVWGGLNDVLHSHN, from the coding sequence ATGACCGAGACTGCTCCCCGCACCACCGGCGCCGTGGCCGCCGGACTCGCCACGATCGCCGCCGACGGCACCGTCCTCGACACCTGGTTCCCCGCTCCCGAACTGACGGCGGAGCCCGGCCCGGCCGGTACCGAGCGGCTGACCGCCGAGCGCGCCGCCGAACTGCTCGGCGGCGGCGCGACCGCGGCGACCGGGCCGGACGCCCGCCGGGGCGTCGAGGTGGTCGCGGTCCGCACGGTCATCGCCTCGCTCGACGACAAGCCGCTCGACGCGCACGACGCCTATCTGCGGCTGCACCTGCTCTCCCACCGCCTGGTCAAGCCGCACGGCGTGAGCCTGGACGGCATCTTCGGCCACCTCGCCAACGTCGCCTGGACCTCGCTCGGCCCGGTCGCCGTGGACGACGTCGAGAAGGTGCGCCTCAACGTGCGCGCCGAGGGCCTGCACCTCCAGGTGACCTCGATCGACAAGTTCCCGCGCATGACGGACTACGTGGCCCCCAAGGGCGTCCGGATCGCCGACGCCGACCGGGTCCGCCTCGGCGCGCACCTGGCCGAGGGCACCACCGTGATGCACGAGGGCTTCGTGAACTTCAACGCGGGCACCCTGGGCACCTCCATGGTCGAGGGCCGCATCTCCGCCGGTGTCGTGGTCGGCGACGGCTCGGACATCGGTGGCGGCGCCTCCACCATGGGCACGCTCTCCGGCGGCGGCAACGTGATCATCTCCATCGGCGAGCGCTGCCTGATCGGCGCCGAGGCGGGCGTGGGCATCGCGCTCGGCGACGAGTGCGTCGTGGAGGCCGGCCTCTATGTCACCGCGGGCACCCGGATCAGCATGCCCGACGGACAGATCGTCAAGGCCCGCGAGCTCTCCGGCGCCTCGAACATCCTCTTCCGCCGCAACTCGGTCACCGGCGCCGTCGAGGCCCGCCCGAACAACGCGGTCTGGGGCGGTCTCAACGACGTGCTGCACAGCCACAACTGA
- a CDS encoding TetR/AcrR family transcriptional regulator, whose product MARRHDPGRRQRIIDAAIRVVGAKGIAGLSHRTVAAEADVPLGSTTYHFATLDDLLVAALRQANESFAEAVAARGALSGPHPDVARELAAAMGEWLAGDRTGVELEYELYLAALRRPALRPVAAEWADGLAALLARHTDPVTARALVAVVDGICLQVLLTGGSYDEEYARGTLSRLIPPKPPGT is encoded by the coding sequence ATGGCCCGGCGGCACGATCCGGGCCGGCGGCAGCGGATCATCGACGCGGCGATCCGGGTCGTGGGCGCGAAGGGCATCGCGGGGCTCAGTCACCGTACGGTCGCCGCCGAGGCCGATGTGCCGCTCGGCTCGACCACGTACCACTTCGCCACCCTCGACGATCTGCTGGTGGCCGCGCTGCGCCAGGCCAACGAGAGCTTCGCGGAGGCCGTCGCCGCGCGCGGCGCCCTGAGCGGTCCGCACCCCGACGTGGCCCGGGAACTCGCCGCCGCGATGGGGGAGTGGCTGGCCGGGGACCGCACCGGGGTCGAGCTGGAGTACGAGCTGTATCTGGCCGCGCTGCGCCGCCCGGCCCTGCGCCCGGTCGCCGCCGAATGGGCCGACGGCCTCGCCGCCCTGCTGGCCCGGCACACCGACCCGGTCACCGCCCGCGCCCTGGTGGCCGTGGTGGACGGCATCTGCCTCCAGGTACTGCTGACCGGCGGTTCCTACGACGAGGAGTACGCCCGCGGGACGCTCTCCCGGCTGATCCCACCGAAGCCGCCCGGCACGTGA
- a CDS encoding DMT family transporter, whose product MGYLFLAGAIAAEVAGTTAMKYSEGFSRLGPSVLTALGYLISFGLLAQTLKTLNVGTAYAIWSGIGTAAIAAIGVVFLGEGMTLTKAAGVALIIVGVVVLNLGGAH is encoded by the coding sequence ATGGGATACCTGTTCCTTGCCGGAGCCATAGCCGCCGAGGTCGCCGGCACCACCGCCATGAAGTACAGCGAGGGGTTCAGCAGGCTGGGGCCCTCGGTGCTGACCGCGCTCGGCTATCTGATCTCCTTCGGGCTGCTCGCCCAGACGCTCAAGACGCTGAACGTCGGTACGGCGTACGCCATCTGGTCCGGCATCGGGACCGCGGCCATCGCCGCCATCGGCGTCGTCTTCCTGGGCGAGGGCATGACGCTCACCAAGGCCGCCGGGGTCGCGCTGATCATCGTCGGTGTGGTGGTGCTCAATCTGGGCGGCGCGCACTGA
- a CDS encoding metal-sulfur cluster assembly factor, whose protein sequence is MSETVEMKPASEEELREALMDVVDPELGIDVVNLGLIYGIHVDDANIATVDMTLTSAACPLTDVIEDQAKSATDGLVNELRINWVWMPPWGPDKITDDGREQLRALGFNV, encoded by the coding sequence ATGAGCGAGACCGTGGAGATGAAGCCGGCCTCGGAGGAGGAGCTCCGCGAGGCCCTGATGGACGTCGTCGACCCCGAACTGGGCATCGACGTCGTCAACCTGGGACTCATCTACGGCATCCACGTCGACGACGCCAACATCGCGACCGTCGACATGACCCTGACGTCGGCGGCCTGCCCGCTCACCGACGTCATCGAGGACCAGGCCAAGTCCGCCACGGACGGCCTCGTCAACGAGCTGCGCATCAACTGGGTCTGGATGCCCCCGTGGGGCCCGGACAAGATCACGGACGACGGCCGCGAGCAGCTTCGGGCGCTCGGGTTCAACGTCTGA
- the sufU gene encoding Fe-S cluster assembly sulfur transfer protein SufU, translated as MKLDSMYQDVILDHYKHPHGRGLRDGDAEVHHVNPTCGDEITLRVKYDGTTIEDVSYEGQGCSISQASASVLNDLLVGKELAEAQKIQETFLELMQSKGKIEPDDAMEEVLEDAVAFAGVSKYPARVKCALLSWMAWKDATAQALDGADAERKTA; from the coding sequence GTGAAGCTGGACTCCATGTACCAGGACGTCATCCTGGACCACTACAAGCACCCGCACGGGCGGGGCTTGCGGGACGGTGACGCCGAGGTGCACCACGTCAACCCGACGTGCGGCGACGAGATCACCCTCCGTGTCAAGTACGACGGCACCACGATCGAGGACGTCTCCTACGAGGGCCAGGGCTGCTCCATCAGCCAGGCCTCGGCCTCGGTGCTGAACGACCTGCTGGTCGGCAAGGAACTCGCCGAGGCGCAGAAGATCCAGGAGACCTTCCTGGAGCTGATGCAGTCCAAGGGGAAGATCGAGCCCGACGACGCGATGGAGGAGGTCCTGGAGGACGCGGTCGCGTTCGCCGGGGTGTCCAAGTATCCGGCCCGGGTCAAGTGCGCCCTGCTGAGCTGGATGGCCTGGAAGGACGCGACGGCCCAGGCGCTGGACGGCGCCGACGCCGAAAGGAAGACCGCATGA
- a CDS encoding cysteine desulfurase gives MTQLPGLLDTEAIRKDFPVLDRLVHDGKKLVYLDNAATSQTPRQVLDVLSEYYEQHNANVHRGVHVLAEEATALYEGARDKVAAFVNAPSRDEVIFTKNASESLNLVANMLGWADEPYRVDHDTEIVITEMEHHSNIVPWQLLAQRTGAKLKWFGLTDDGRLDLSNIDEVITEKTKIVSFVLVSNILGTHNPVEAIVRRAQEVGALVCIDASQAAPHMPLDVQALQADFVAFTGHKMCGPTGIGVLWGRQELLEDLPPFLGGGEMIETVSMHSSTYAPAPHKFEAGTPPISQAIGLGAAIDYLNSIGMDKVLAHEQALTEYAVKRLAEVPDLRIIGPTTAEDRGAAISFTLGDIHPHDVGQVLDEQGIAVRVGHHCARPVCLRYGIPATTRASFYLYSTPAEIDALVDGLEHVRNFFG, from the coding sequence GTGACACAGCTGCCGGGCCTCCTCGACACCGAGGCGATCCGCAAGGACTTCCCCGTCCTGGACCGACTCGTCCACGACGGCAAGAAGCTCGTGTACCTGGACAACGCGGCGACCTCCCAGACCCCGCGCCAGGTGCTCGACGTGCTGTCCGAGTACTACGAACAGCACAACGCCAACGTGCACCGCGGGGTGCACGTGCTCGCCGAGGAGGCCACGGCGCTGTACGAGGGCGCCCGCGACAAGGTCGCGGCGTTCGTCAACGCGCCCAGCCGCGACGAGGTGATCTTCACCAAGAACGCCTCGGAATCCCTCAACCTCGTGGCGAACATGCTCGGCTGGGCCGACGAGCCCTACCGGGTGGACCACGACACCGAGATCGTCATCACGGAGATGGAGCACCACTCCAACATCGTGCCCTGGCAGCTGCTGGCGCAGCGCACGGGCGCGAAGCTGAAGTGGTTCGGCCTGACCGACGACGGCCGCCTGGACCTGTCGAACATCGACGAGGTCATCACCGAGAAGACGAAGATCGTCTCCTTCGTGCTGGTCTCCAACATCCTCGGCACCCACAACCCGGTCGAGGCCATAGTCCGCCGCGCCCAGGAGGTCGGCGCCCTGGTCTGCATCGACGCCTCCCAGGCCGCCCCGCACATGCCGCTGGACGTGCAGGCGCTCCAGGCCGACTTCGTGGCCTTCACCGGCCACAAGATGTGCGGTCCGACCGGCATCGGCGTGCTCTGGGGCCGCCAGGAGCTGCTGGAGGACCTGCCTCCGTTCCTCGGCGGCGGCGAGATGATCGAGACGGTGTCGATGCACTCCTCGACCTACGCCCCCGCCCCGCACAAGTTCGAGGCGGGCACCCCGCCGATCTCCCAGGCGATCGGCCTGGGCGCGGCGATCGACTACCTGAACTCGATCGGCATGGACAAGGTCCTCGCCCATGAGCAGGCGCTCACCGAGTACGCGGTGAAGCGGCTGGCGGAGGTTCCCGACCTGCGGATCATCGGCCCCACCACGGCCGAGGACCGCGGCGCCGCGATCTCCTTCACGCTCGGCGACATCCACCCGCACGACGTGGGCCAGGTCCTCGACGAGCAGGGCATCGCGGTCCGGGTCGGCCACCACTGCGCCCGGCCGGTCTGCCTGCGCTACGGAATTCCTGCGACCACGCGGGCGTCGTTCTATCTGTACTCCACGCCGGCCGAGATCGACGCACTGGTCGACGGCCTGGAGCACGTACGGAACTTCTTCGGATGA
- the sufC gene encoding Fe-S cluster assembly ATPase SufC encodes MATLEIRDLHVTVEADNATKEILKGVDLTVKQGETHAIMGPNGSGKSTLAYSLAGHPKYTITGGTVTLDGEDVLEMSVDERARAGLFLAMQYPVEVPGVSVSNFLRTSATAIRGEAPKLRTWVKEVKETMERLHMDPSFAERNVNEGFSGGEKKRHEILQLELLKPKVAILDETDSGLDVDALRIVSEGVNRVRETGEVGTLLITHYTRILRYIKPDYVHVFSAGRIVESGGAELADKLENEGYEAYVKGGASA; translated from the coding sequence ATGGCAACGCTTGAAATCCGAGACCTGCACGTCACCGTCGAGGCCGACAACGCCACGAAGGAGATCCTCAAGGGCGTCGACCTCACCGTGAAGCAGGGCGAGACGCACGCCATCATGGGCCCCAACGGCTCGGGCAAGTCGACCCTCGCCTACTCGCTCGCGGGTCACCCGAAGTACACGATCACCGGCGGCACCGTCACCCTCGACGGCGAGGACGTCCTGGAGATGTCCGTCGACGAGCGCGCCCGCGCCGGCCTGTTCCTGGCGATGCAGTACCCGGTCGAGGTCCCCGGCGTCTCGGTCTCCAACTTCCTGCGCACCTCCGCCACCGCGATCCGCGGCGAGGCCCCCAAGCTGCGCACCTGGGTGAAGGAGGTCAAGGAGACCATGGAGCGGCTCCACATGGACCCCTCCTTCGCCGAGCGCAACGTCAACGAGGGCTTCTCCGGCGGTGAGAAGAAGCGCCACGAGATCCTCCAGCTCGAACTGCTCAAGCCGAAGGTCGCGATCCTCGACGAGACGGACTCCGGCCTGGACGTCGACGCGCTGCGGATCGTCTCCGAGGGTGTGAACCGCGTCCGCGAGACCGGCGAGGTCGGCACCCTGCTGATCACGCACTACACGCGCATCCTGCGCTACATCAAGCCCGACTACGTCCATGTCTTCTCCGCCGGCCGCATCGTCGAGTCCGGCGGCGCCGAACTCGCCGACAAGCTGGAGAACGAGGGCTACGAGGCATACGTGAAGGGTGGCGCATCCGCGTGA
- a CDS encoding non-heme iron oxygenase ferredoxin subunit: protein MSGTFVRVCGLSELEEDTPKRVELDGTPISVVHTEGEVFAINDICSHANVSLSEGEVDDCHIECWLHGSRFDLRSGKPDSLPATRPVPVYPVKIEGDDVLVSLSQES from the coding sequence ATGAGCGGCACCTTCGTACGCGTCTGCGGGCTGAGCGAGCTGGAGGAGGACACCCCCAAGCGGGTGGAACTCGACGGCACGCCCATCTCCGTGGTGCACACCGAGGGCGAGGTGTTCGCCATCAACGACATCTGCTCGCACGCGAACGTCTCGCTGTCCGAGGGCGAGGTCGACGACTGCCACATCGAGTGCTGGCTGCACGGCTCGCGCTTCGACCTGCGCTCGGGCAAGCCCGACAGTCTTCCGGCGACGCGTCCCGTCCCCGTATACCCCGTAAAGATCGAAGGGGACGACGTGCTCGTCTCCCTCTCCCAGGAGTCCTGA
- the sufD gene encoding Fe-S cluster assembly protein SufD, translating to MAEAQNSPQSATPLGQGAPPPVGSTTAGQIAVAAESTVATRMSAPPSFDVADFPVPHGREEEWRFTPLERLRGLHDGTATATGGGVKVDVQAPEGVSVESVGRDDARLGRAGTPVDRVAAQAYSAFETASVVSVPKETVLTEPIRIAVHGEGGVAYGHQVIELGAFAEAVVVIDHTGDAVLAANVDYLLGDGAKLTVVSVQDWDDKAVHVGQHNALIGRDASLKSVVVTFGGDVVRLHPRVTYAAPGGEAELLGLYFTDAGQHQEHRLFVDHDAPHCKSNVVYKGALQGEQAHAVWIGDVLIEASAEGTDTYEMNRNLVLTDGARVDSVPNLEIETGEIVGAGHASATGRFDDEQLFYLMARGIPEYEARRLVVRGFFAELVQQIGVKDIEERLLVRIEEELEASVA from the coding sequence ATGGCTGAGGCTCAGAACTCCCCCCAGTCCGCGACCCCGCTCGGACAGGGGGCACCCCCACCCGTGGGCTCCACCACCGCGGGCCAGATCGCGGTCGCCGCGGAGTCGACCGTCGCCACGCGCATGAGCGCGCCGCCGTCCTTCGACGTGGCGGACTTCCCGGTCCCGCACGGCCGCGAGGAGGAGTGGCGGTTCACCCCGCTGGAGCGGCTGCGCGGCCTGCACGACGGCACCGCGACCGCCACCGGCGGCGGCGTGAAGGTGGACGTCCAGGCGCCCGAGGGCGTGAGCGTGGAGAGCGTCGGCCGTGACGACGCGCGGCTCGGCAGGGCCGGCACGCCGGTCGACCGGGTCGCCGCGCAGGCGTACTCCGCCTTCGAGACGGCCTCGGTGGTGAGCGTCCCCAAGGAGACCGTCCTCACCGAGCCGATCCGCATCGCGGTGCACGGCGAGGGCGGGGTCGCCTACGGCCACCAGGTCATCGAACTGGGGGCCTTCGCCGAGGCCGTCGTCGTCATCGACCACACCGGTGACGCGGTGCTCGCCGCCAACGTCGACTACCTGCTGGGCGACGGCGCCAAGCTCACCGTCGTCTCCGTCCAGGACTGGGACGACAAGGCCGTCCACGTGGGCCAGCACAACGCCCTGATCGGCCGGGACGCCTCCCTCAAGTCGGTCGTCGTCACCTTCGGCGGCGATGTCGTCCGGCTGCACCCGCGCGTGACGTACGCCGCCCCCGGCGGCGAGGCCGAGCTGCTCGGCCTGTACTTCACCGACGCGGGCCAGCACCAGGAGCACCGGCTCTTCGTCGACCACGACGCCCCGCACTGCAAGTCCAACGTGGTCTACAAGGGCGCGCTCCAGGGCGAGCAGGCGCACGCGGTGTGGATCGGCGACGTGCTCATCGAGGCCAGCGCCGAGGGCACCGACACCTACGAGATGAACCGCAACCTGGTGCTGACCGACGGCGCCCGGGTCGACTCCGTGCCGAACCTGGAGATCGAGACCGGCGAGATCGTCGGCGCCGGTCACGCCTCCGCCACCGGCCGCTTCGACGACGAGCAGCTCTTCTACCTGATGGCCCGCGGCATCCCGGAGTACGAGGCCCGCCGCCTGGTGGTCCGCGGCTTCTTCGCCGAACTGGTCCAGCAGATCGGTGTCAAGGACATCGAGGAGCGCCTGCTCGTCCGGATCGAGGAGGAGCTGGAGGCGTCGGTCGCATGA
- the sufB gene encoding Fe-S cluster assembly protein SufB, which yields MTLPTETAHPELEGLGNYEYGWADSDEAGASARRGLNEDVVKDISAKKSEPEWMTKLRLKGLRLFEKKPMPNWGSDLSGIDFDNIKYFVRSTEKQAESWEDLPEDIRNTYDKLGIPEAEKQRLVAGVAAQYESEVVYHQIREDLEEQGVIFLDTDTALKEHPELFKEYFGTVIPVGDNKFASLNSAVWSGGSFIYVPPGVHVEIPLQAYFRINTENMGQFERTLIIVDEGAYVHYVEGCTAPIYKSDSLHSAVVEIIVKKNARCRYTTIQNWSNNVYNLVTKRAVAYEGATMEWIDGNIGSKVTMKYPAVYLMGEHAKGETLSIAFAGEGQHQDAGSKMVHMAPNTSSNIVSKSVARGGGRTSYRGLVEIGEGAAGSKSNVLCDALLVDTISRSDTYPYVDVREDDVSMGHEATVSKVSEDQLFYLMSRGLTEFEAMAMIVRGFVEPIAKELPMEYALELNRLIELQMEGAVG from the coding sequence ATGACTCTCCCCACGGAGACTGCCCACCCCGAACTCGAGGGCCTGGGCAACTACGAATACGGCTGGGCCGACTCCGACGAGGCCGGTGCCTCCGCCCGGCGCGGTCTGAACGAGGACGTCGTCAAGGACATCTCCGCGAAGAAGTCCGAGCCGGAGTGGATGACCAAGCTCCGCCTCAAGGGCCTGAGGCTCTTCGAGAAGAAGCCCATGCCGAACTGGGGCTCGGACCTGTCGGGGATCGACTTCGACAACATCAAGTACTTCGTGCGCTCCACGGAGAAGCAGGCGGAGTCCTGGGAGGACCTGCCCGAGGACATCAGGAACACCTACGACAAGCTGGGCATCCCGGAGGCCGAGAAGCAGCGCCTGGTCGCCGGTGTGGCCGCCCAGTACGAGTCGGAGGTCGTCTACCACCAGATCCGTGAGGACCTGGAGGAGCAGGGCGTCATCTTCCTGGACACGGACACGGCCCTCAAGGAGCACCCGGAGCTCTTCAAGGAGTACTTCGGGACCGTCATCCCCGTCGGCGACAACAAGTTCGCGTCGCTGAACAGCGCGGTGTGGTCCGGCGGCTCCTTCATCTACGTCCCGCCGGGCGTCCACGTGGAGATCCCGCTCCAGGCCTACTTCCGTATCAACACGGAGAACATGGGCCAGTTCGAGCGGACCCTGATCATCGTCGACGAGGGTGCCTACGTGCACTACGTCGAGGGCTGCACCGCCCCGATCTACAAGTCGGACTCGCTGCACTCCGCGGTCGTCGAGATCATCGTCAAGAAGAACGCCCGCTGCCGCTACACGACCATCCAGAACTGGTCGAACAACGTCTACAACCTGGTCACCAAGCGCGCCGTCGCCTACGAGGGCGCGACCATGGAGTGGATCGACGGCAACATCGGCTCCAAGGTGACGATGAAGTACCCGGCCGTCTACCTGATGGGCGAGCACGCCAAGGGCGAGACCCTGTCCATCGCCTTCGCGGGCGAGGGCCAGCACCAGGACGCCGGTTCCAAGATGGTCCACATGGCGCCGAACACCTCCTCCAACATCGTCTCCAAGTCGGTGGCGCGCGGCGGCGGCCGCACCTCGTACCGCGGCCTGGTCGAGATCGGCGAGGGCGCCGCGGGCTCCAAGTCCAACGTGCTGTGCGACGCGCTGCTCGTCGACACCATCTCCCGCTCCGACACCTACCCCTACGTGGACGTCCGCGAGGACGACGTGTCCATGGGCCACGAGGCGACCGTCTCCAAGGTCTCCGAGGACCAGCTCTTCTACCTGATGAGCCGCGGTCTGACCGAGTTCGAGGCGATGGCGATGATCGTGCGCGGCTTCGTCGAGCCGATCGCCAAGGAGCTCCCCATGGAGTACGCGCTGGAGCTGAACCGGCTGATCGAGCTGCAGATGGAAGGCGCGGTCGGCTGA
- a CDS encoding helix-turn-helix transcriptional regulator: MKNVGEARATPTGTPQEELATGERSTRNRVARSILDHGPSTVAELAGRLGLTQAAVRRHLDALVADDVVEARERRVYGARTRGRPAKVFALTDCGRDAFDQSYDKLAADAMRWIAEREGGPEAVAAFARARFAAQARAYRKAIEGAGPDQRAQALAKALSLDGYAATARGAPLPQQGEQLCQHHCPVAHVAEQFPQLCEAETEIFAELLGTHVQRLATIAHGDGVCTTFIPRISQTSDPASTSTAGRNPA, from the coding sequence GTGAAAAACGTCGGCGAGGCTCGGGCGACCCCCACGGGGACCCCGCAGGAGGAACTGGCGACCGGGGAGCGCTCCACGCGCAACCGGGTCGCGCGGTCCATCCTGGACCACGGTCCCTCGACCGTCGCCGAGCTGGCCGGACGGCTGGGCCTCACCCAGGCGGCCGTACGCCGTCACCTGGACGCGCTGGTCGCCGACGACGTCGTGGAGGCCCGCGAGCGGCGGGTGTACGGCGCGCGGACGCGCGGGCGGCCCGCCAAGGTCTTCGCGCTCACCGACTGCGGCCGGGACGCCTTCGACCAGTCGTACGACAAGCTCGCCGCGGACGCGATGCGCTGGATCGCCGAGCGGGAGGGCGGCCCGGAGGCGGTGGCCGCCTTCGCGCGGGCCCGCTTCGCCGCGCAGGCACGCGCGTACCGCAAGGCGATCGAGGGGGCCGGTCCCGATCAGCGCGCCCAGGCGCTGGCCAAGGCGCTGAGCCTGGACGGGTACGCTGCCACCGCACGCGGCGCGCCCCTCCCGCAGCAGGGCGAGCAGCTCTGCCAGCACCACTGCCCGGTCGCCCATGTCGCGGAACAGTTCCCGCAGCTGTGCGAGGCGGAGACGGAGATCTTCGCCGAGCTGCTGGGTACCCATGTCCAGCGACTGGCGACCATCGCCCACGGCGACGGCGTCTGCACGACGTTCATCCCCAGGATTTCCCAGACAAGCGACCCCGCATCCACCAGCACGGCCGGGAGGAACCCCGCATGA
- a CDS encoding aminoglycoside N(3)-acetyltransferase codes for MPTPPPTGPLVTRDTLAEDLRALGVRPGETLLTHSSMKSLGWVCGSQVAVVRGLLDALGPDGTLVVPAQSGDLSDPALWSRPPVPEAWWDTIRAAMPGYDPATTPTLGVGVVPETVRTWPGALRSAHPQTSFAAIGPRARDITDGHAADCRLGERSPLARLEALGARVLLLGTGYDTCTCFHLAEYRVPSPRVRVGRPGPHGWETVTEVSIDSGCFGDLGHDFERDRPVVRGTVGAAAARLFPLADAVAYAERWLALHRPREEDITHPGT; via the coding sequence ATGCCCACACCCCCTCCGACCGGCCCACTTGTGACCCGCGACACCCTCGCCGAGGACCTGCGCGCACTCGGCGTCCGGCCCGGCGAGACCCTGTTGACACACTCCTCGATGAAGTCCCTCGGCTGGGTCTGCGGAAGCCAGGTCGCCGTCGTCCGGGGGCTGCTCGACGCGCTCGGCCCGGACGGCACCCTCGTCGTCCCCGCCCAGAGCGGCGACCTGTCCGACCCGGCCCTGTGGTCGCGGCCCCCGGTGCCCGAGGCGTGGTGGGACACCATCCGCGCCGCCATGCCCGGCTACGACCCCGCCACCACCCCCACGCTCGGGGTCGGCGTCGTCCCCGAGACCGTCCGCACCTGGCCGGGCGCCCTGCGCAGCGCCCACCCCCAGACGTCGTTCGCCGCGATCGGCCCGCGCGCGCGGGACATCACCGACGGGCACGCCGCCGACTGCCGGCTGGGCGAGCGCAGCCCGCTCGCCCGCCTGGAGGCGCTCGGCGCGCGCGTGCTGCTGCTCGGCACCGGCTACGACACCTGCACCTGCTTCCACCTCGCCGAGTACCGCGTCCCCTCACCCCGCGTGCGCGTGGGCAGGCCCGGACCGCACGGCTGGGAGACGGTGACCGAGGTCTCGATCGACTCCGGGTGCTTCGGTGACCTCGGACACGACTTCGAACGGGACCGGCCGGTCGTCCGCGGCACCGTGGGCGCCGCCGCGGCCCGGCTGTTCCCGCTGGCCGACGCGGTCGCGTACGCCGAGCGCTGGCTCGCGCTGCACCGTCCCCGTGAGGAGGACATCACGCACCCGGGCACCTGA